From the Nitrospira sp. genome, one window contains:
- the nuoK gene encoding NADH-quinone oxidoreductase subunit NuoK encodes MIPLSAYVAVSAVLFMTGLLGVLIRRNFIIVLMSVEVMLNAANINLVAFSHYLESMAGQLVALFIIAIAAGEAAIGLAIIIVVFRSKISTNVDEMNLLKW; translated from the coding sequence ATGATACCGCTGTCCGCCTATGTCGCTGTCAGCGCGGTCTTGTTTATGACGGGACTACTGGGTGTCCTGATTCGTCGGAACTTTATCATCGTGCTCATGTCCGTCGAAGTGATGTTGAATGCGGCGAACATTAATCTGGTCGCCTTCTCGCATTATTTGGAATCGATGGCTGGGCAGCTTGTGGCGTTGTTTATTATTGCGATTGCCGCCGGGGAAGCGGCAATTGGGCTGGCCATCATCATTGTGGTCTTTCGAAGCAAGATTTCTACGAATGTGGACGAGATGAATCTTTTGAAGTGGTAA
- the nuoI gene encoding NADH-quinone oxidoreductase subunit NuoI, with protein MSVTALTKKILHAALFYEIWDAMKVTFRHMLHRPMTFQYPREHRTIPDAHRGALGLLRYDDGRERCVGCDLCEAACPSHCIKVISAEDATRPLQRYASEFYIDITKCVFCGYCVEACPVNALAMTKMYEYSTHDKRSLLFDKKRLYDIGERHLEDGKKYLYAHNQEKNVEESREYRYYFPQSVAKSTQSAPKHLR; from the coding sequence ATGAGTGTCACGGCTTTGACCAAAAAGATCCTTCATGCGGCCCTGTTCTATGAAATCTGGGACGCGATGAAAGTCACATTTCGGCATATGCTCCATCGACCGATGACTTTTCAATATCCGCGGGAGCATCGAACGATTCCGGATGCGCATCGAGGGGCACTTGGTTTGTTACGATACGATGACGGACGGGAACGGTGTGTCGGTTGTGATTTGTGCGAGGCTGCTTGCCCATCCCATTGCATCAAGGTGATCAGTGCTGAAGATGCCACACGGCCGCTTCAACGGTATGCCAGCGAATTCTACATTGATATTACCAAGTGTGTTTTCTGTGGGTACTGTGTCGAGGCCTGTCCCGTCAATGCGTTGGCCATGACCAAGATGTACGAATACTCGACTCATGATAAGCGGAGTCTCCTGTTCGATAAAAAGCGACTGTATGACATTGGCGAGCGGCATCTCGAGGACGGGAAGAAATATTTGTACGCCCACAATCAAGAAAAAAATGTCGAGGAAAGTCGCGAGTATCGCTACTATTTTCCGCAATCGGTCGCGAAATCGACGCAGTCAGCTCCGAAGCATCTGAGGTAG
- the nuoL gene encoding NADH-quinone oxidoreductase subunit L, producing the protein MSDATDLLIKLIPLFPLLAVIANGVFGHRYSHEMAHRLAWGSVGLSFLCALAVFADVLRTGASHEVVVYRWIFGGDLAINLAYLVDPLTCAWLLVVTGVGFLIHVYSVGYMHGEDGFTRFFTYMNLFMVSMLLLVMGNNYLVLFIGWEGVGLCSYLLIGYYYDKVSAAKAASKAFVVNRIGDAGFLLAIFLVFVNFKTLDYTKVFAQVGQLSPEMATAIALCLLVGAVGKSAQLPLHTWLPDAMEGPTPVSALIHAATMVTAGVYMIVRNHVIFDLSPVAMEVVAFVGGGTALFAATIGLVQTDIKRVLAYSTVSQLGYMFLGCGIGAYTASVFHVMTHAFFKALLFLSAGSVIHALSGEQDIQKMGGLSKRIPWTHRLFLIGTIAIAGLPPLAGFWSKDEIMAHAFNHHHYLLYSLAAAGALMTSFYMFRLTYLTFYGSSRMDHHTEEHVHESPMVMIAPLMVLAFLSGVGGLVLGFPPEQGWLHGFLAPVVGAAAEHEASGGMTVLLMGVAIAIALMGWGLAHFLYAVSPMTADGWTEKFSGLYRLLLNKYYIDELYDLVFVEPLKRLGMILDWFDRTIIDGVVRGVGHLADWGASGSTWVEKYIVYAGLNIIGYGNHLAAREGRKMQSGMVHHYAAIIVAGLFLLALVVQLVVQM; encoded by the coding sequence GTGTCTGACGCAACCGATCTGCTGATCAAATTAATCCCTCTGTTTCCGTTGCTGGCGGTCATCGCGAACGGTGTCTTTGGCCATCGGTACTCCCACGAAATGGCTCATCGTTTAGCCTGGGGGTCTGTCGGTCTGTCCTTCCTGTGTGCGCTCGCAGTGTTTGCGGATGTCCTACGGACCGGTGCATCGCATGAAGTCGTCGTCTATCGATGGATTTTTGGCGGCGATTTGGCGATCAACCTTGCGTACCTTGTTGATCCCCTGACCTGTGCCTGGTTACTGGTTGTGACAGGCGTGGGTTTTCTGATTCATGTCTATTCTGTCGGGTATATGCATGGTGAAGATGGATTCACCCGCTTTTTCACTTACATGAATTTGTTCATGGTCTCCATGCTGCTGTTGGTCATGGGGAACAACTATCTGGTGTTGTTTATCGGTTGGGAGGGGGTGGGGCTTTGTTCGTATCTCCTGATCGGATACTACTACGACAAGGTCTCTGCTGCGAAAGCCGCATCCAAAGCCTTCGTTGTGAATCGAATCGGGGATGCCGGATTTCTCCTTGCCATCTTTCTGGTATTTGTGAACTTCAAGACGCTGGACTATACAAAGGTCTTTGCTCAGGTGGGACAGCTGTCTCCTGAGATGGCAACCGCTATTGCGCTGTGCCTGCTCGTCGGCGCAGTTGGGAAGTCTGCTCAGTTGCCGCTCCATACCTGGTTGCCCGATGCCATGGAAGGTCCGACACCAGTGAGCGCGCTCATCCACGCCGCAACAATGGTCACCGCCGGTGTCTACATGATCGTACGGAATCATGTCATTTTCGATCTCTCTCCGGTCGCGATGGAAGTTGTGGCGTTCGTGGGTGGAGGGACTGCGCTGTTTGCGGCGACGATCGGACTGGTGCAGACCGACATTAAGCGCGTCTTGGCCTATTCGACCGTGAGTCAGCTGGGCTATATGTTTCTGGGTTGCGGGATCGGCGCCTACACGGCCTCCGTGTTTCATGTCATGACGCACGCCTTCTTCAAAGCCTTGTTGTTTTTGTCCGCCGGCTCAGTCATCCATGCTCTGTCAGGGGAGCAGGATATTCAAAAGATGGGTGGCTTGAGTAAGCGTATTCCGTGGACCCATCGCCTCTTTCTGATCGGGACCATTGCGATCGCTGGCCTTCCTCCTCTCGCGGGGTTCTGGAGCAAGGATGAGATCATGGCCCATGCGTTCAACCATCATCACTATTTGCTCTATAGCCTGGCGGCAGCCGGTGCACTGATGACGTCTTTCTACATGTTTCGTTTGACCTATTTGACGTTCTATGGCTCCTCCAGGATGGATCATCATACCGAGGAGCATGTGCATGAATCTCCGATGGTAATGATCGCGCCCTTGATGGTCCTTGCATTTCTTTCTGGTGTCGGTGGGTTGGTATTGGGATTTCCGCCAGAACAGGGCTGGTTGCACGGTTTCTTGGCTCCGGTTGTGGGTGCTGCGGCTGAACATGAAGCCAGTGGGGGAATGACCGTTCTCCTGATGGGTGTGGCCATTGCCATTGCCTTGATGGGATGGGGACTTGCGCACTTCCTCTACGCAGTGAGCCCTATGACAGCTGATGGGTGGACTGAGAAGTTTTCCGGTCTCTATCGATTACTTTTGAATAAATACTACATTGACGAATTGTACGATCTTGTGTTCGTCGAGCCTCTGAAACGCCTCGGAATGATCTTGGACTGGTTTGATCGGACGATCATCGACGGGGTGGTACGAGGGGTGGGGCATCTCGCGGATTGGGGTGCCTCTGGATCGACCTGGGTCGAGAAGTATATCGTCTATGCGGGACTGAATATCATCGGATATGGAAACCACCTTGCTGCCCGAGAGGGGCGAAAAATGCAGAGCGGCATGGTGCATCATTATGCGGCGATTATTGTTGCGGGGCTTTTTCTTCTGGCCCTGGTCGTTCAACTTGTAGTTCAGATGTAG
- a CDS encoding NADH-quinone oxidoreductase subunit J, translated as MIVAFFGYFALVSMAAGVLTVTLRNPVHCALSLLALLMHVSGLFILLNAEFLWAVQVIVYVGAILVLYLFVLMLMNLKTDERYFHSSAPYFAGLSTLGAFYVLFLLLRSPFDGAKGGASAGAVLQEGDTYAVGIKMFSDHLLQFEIVGIFLLGAIIGAIVLAKTPKALEAGQDHR; from the coding sequence ATGATTGTGGCATTTTTTGGATACTTCGCGTTGGTCAGTATGGCTGCCGGGGTCTTAACGGTCACTCTGCGCAACCCTGTCCATTGCGCATTATCATTGCTCGCATTACTCATGCATGTCTCCGGGCTGTTCATCCTCTTGAATGCCGAGTTTCTGTGGGCTGTCCAGGTCATTGTCTATGTCGGGGCTATCTTGGTGCTCTATCTCTTTGTACTGATGTTGATGAATCTCAAGACAGACGAGCGATATTTTCATTCGTCGGCTCCGTATTTTGCCGGGTTGTCAACGTTAGGGGCGTTCTACGTACTCTTTCTCCTTCTCCGGTCCCCGTTTGACGGGGCCAAGGGAGGTGCTTCTGCTGGGGCGGTCTTGCAAGAGGGCGATACCTACGCGGTTGGCATCAAGATGTTCAGTGACCATCTCTTGCAGTTTGAAATCGTGGGGATCTTTCTGCTTGGGGCAATCATCGGTGCCATCGTGTTGGCAAAAACTCCGAAAGCCTTGGAGGCTGGCCAGGATCATCGATGA